The genomic window CGGCAGCACGGTGATCAAAAACGACTGGGTGCCGCGCTCCGGAATGCGCAACGCCGGATGTCCGTCGATCAACTCCTTCAGCAAGCCGGCGATGTCGTTGTTCGACGGATCTTCGGTCACCATCGCGAGCAGCACGGAGCCGATGCGGTGCGCGTTGCCATCGGTGGCGCTCATGCCTTCGTAGCCGGCATGCGTGACCACGAAGTCACAACCGCCGATCAGGTATTCGCCGTCGCTCGAACCATCGGGCGAGCCGGTGAACTTGAAGGTACGGCCAACCGCTACATCGGGCCAGCTCGTGATAGCCCAGTGCCGGTCGCGCCGCGCGATCTGTTCTTCACCGCGGATCTTCGCGGTGTTGTCGGCATCGTCGGGGGTGAAGTAGCCACCGGGAAACTCGAACTCCTCGAAGTCCGCCAACTGGTGATCGTCCGAGGTGTCGCGCTTGGCGCCGAGCCGCTTGCCGATGGCCTTGAAGTCACTGTCGCGCGTGTCGTACTTGCCGCTTTCGAAACTGCGGGCGCTGACCCAGCGGCTGATCTCTTCGAAGCGCGAGTCGTTGGCGCCGAAGCTCACGTACGGCAGCGTCTGCTTCACAGGCAACGGTTCATGAGCGATCTCGCTGGCGTCCGACAGGTGCATCGTGCCCGGCGCATCGTGTGCGTCGTACCAGTAGTAGATGCCTTCGTCTTCGAGCAGCCGCGAGATGAAGTGAAAGTCGGTTTCCATATGCTGCACGCTGTAGCGGCGCTGCAAGTGGTTGCCGATCACGTTCTGGGTCTCGACCTTCTTGAAGCGCTTGATCGGGCTGTCTTCGAGCACCGCATCCATCACCTCCAGCACCTTCTTCTCCTGCAGGATGCGGGAGTTGGTGCGCTTGGTCAGCAGCCAGAACCACGAGCGCAGCACGATGCGGTACGAGGCATAGCGACCAGCCCGTTCCGCCCGCATGAAGCGCACGGCGTGGCCCTGGCAATGACGCTGGTGCTTGCCGCCGTCGGCGTCGAAGAAATCGAGCACCACATCGAAGGCCCGGCCGAGGATGTCCTTGCCGTCGATCTGATCGTTCCTGGACAGCACCACGAGCTCGTAGATCGAAGGATTCGACAGGCTCTCATGGCCCACCAAGGTCCAGAACATCAAGTCGTCGACCGCCGGCGAATCGCTCTTGATGTGAAACAGTTCTTCGGCCATGTCGCAGATCTTTCGTGGGCTTGCCGTCGTGTTCGTCTAGTCGAACGCGTAGGTGAAGTCGGCGTCTTTCACATCGAGCGCGACGCGCTTGATCTCGCCGCCCGAGGCCAGCCGCTGCAGGTACTCGACCGAGATGGTCGGCAGCACCGTGTTGGTCAGGATGGCGTCGATGGCACGGCCGCCCGACTCCACGTCGTTGCAGCGCGCCACCACCTGCTTGACCACCGCTTCGGTGTATTCGAACGGAATGCCGTGGTTGGCCGCGACGCGCTTCTGGATACGGCCGAGTTGCAGTCGTACGATCATCGCCATCATCTCGGGCGACAGCGGGTAGTACGGAATCGTCACGATGCGGCCGAGCAGCGCGGGCGGAAAGATCTTCATCAGCGGCGCCTTGAGCGCCTCGTTCAGCGCCACCGGATCGGGCAGCAGCTCCGGGTCGCGGCACATGCTCATGACCAGCTCGCTGCCGGCGTTGGTGGTGAGCAGGATGATCGTGTTCTTGAAGTCGATCATGCGGCCCTCGCCGTCTTCCATCCAGCCCTTGTCGAAGACCTGGAAGAAGATCTCGTGCACGTCCGGGTGCGCCTTCTCGACCTCGTCGAGCAGCACCACCGAGTAAGGCCGGCGTCGCACCGCTTCCGTCAATATGCCGCCCTCGCCGTAGCCCACGTAGCCGGGCGGCGCACCCTTGAGCGTGGACACGGTGTGCGCCTCCTGGAACTCGCTCATGTTGATGGTGATGATGTTCTGCTCACCGCCGTACAGCGCCTCGGCCAGAGCAAGTGCGGTCTCCGTCTTGCCGACGCCGGAGGTGCCGCACAACATGAATACGCCGATCGGCTTGCCGGGGTTGTCGAGTCGTGCACGCGAGGTCTGGATGCGGCGCGCGATCATCTCGAGGCCATGCTTCTGGCCGATGACGCGCTTGTTCAGCGTGTCCGCCAATTCCAGCACCGCCTGCACTTCGTTTTTCACCATGCGGCCGACAGGAATGCCGGTCCAGTCGGCGACGACAGAGGCCACGGCCTGCTCGTCGACCGAAGGAAGGATGAGTGGGGACTCGCCCTGGACGGTGGCGATCCTGGCCTGCAGCTCGTGCAGTTCCGCAAGCAGCGCCGCGCGGTCGGGCGCAGTGGCTGCCTCGACGATGGACGGCGTCGCGCCCTCCACCGGCACATCGACCGCCTCACCCGCTTTGCGCAGTTGCGCGCGCAGTTCGAGCAACCGATCGATCAAGCCCTTCTCTTCCTGCCAGCGCGCGTTGAGCTTTTCAAGCTGCTCGTTCGACTCGACCAGCGACCCGCCCACCGCCGCCGCCCGCTTGGTCACATCGATGCCGATCGTCTCCTCACGTCCGATGATTTCCTGCTCGACCTTGAGTCCTTCGATGCGGCGCAAACAGTCTTCGACTTCCGGCGGCGTCGCGTGTTGACTCACGGCAACCCGCGCACAAGCCGTGTCGAGCAGGCTCACCGCCTTGTCCGGCAATTGGCGAGCCGGTATGTACCGATGCGACAGCTTCACTGCAGCCTCTATCGCTTCGTCCAGCAGCTGAACGCGATGGTGTTTTTCAAGCACGCTGGCCACGCCGCGCAGCATCAGGATGGCCTTGACCTCGTCCGGCTCCGGCACCTGCACGACCTGAAAGCGCCGCGTCAGCGCCGGGTCCTTTTCGATGTACTTCTTGTACTCGGCCCAGGTCGTCGCGCCGATGGTGCGCAGGTTGCCGCGCGCCAATGCCGGCTTCAGAAGGTTGGCTGCATCGCCCGTGCCGGCCGCGCCACCGGCACCGACCAGCGTGTGGATTTCGTCGATGAAAAGGATGATCGGCGTCGGCGAGCTTTGCACTTCATCGATGACTTGCCGCAGACGCTGTTCGAACTCGCCCTTCATGCTGGCGCCAGCCTGCAGCAAGCCGATGTCGAGGGTGAGCAGCTTCACGTCCTTGAGTTGCGGCGGCACATCGCCACGCGCGAGGCGCTGCGCGAAGCCCTCGACCACCGCCGTCTTGCCGACGCCGGCCTCGCCGGTGAGCAACGGGTTGTTCTGGCGCCGGCGCATCAGGATGTCGACGATCTGGCGGATCTCTTCGTCGCGTCCGGTGACCGGGTCGATCTCGCCCTTCTTCGCTTTTTCCGTAAGGTCGACAGCGAACTTCTTCAGCGCATCGCCCTTGCCCATCGCTGCCGGCGCCATGGCGCCGGCGTCTGCGCCCGGTGTCCCAACGCCTCCCCCTGACGCCAAGCCGGTGCCGTCTTGCGCACGCATCTGCGACTCGGGCGACGGGTCGCAAATCTTGACGAAGTTGTCGGCCAGGTCTTCGACCTTGACGCGCTCGAACTGCTTCGACAGATTGAACAGCGGGTTGCGCAGGCTCTGCGTCTTCAGCATGCCGATCAGGATGTAGCCGGTGCGCACTTGCGCCTCGCCGAACTGCAGCGTGGCGTAGGTCCAGGCGCGCTCGATCGCGTTCTCGATGTGTGGAGAGAAATCGCTGATGGCCGTAGCACCGCGCGGCAGCCGGTCGAGTGCTGCGGTCATGTCTTTCGCGATGACCGAGATGTCGAGCCCATAGTGCTGGATGACGCGATGCAGGTCGGAGTCTTGCGCCTGCAGCAACTGCGCGAACCAGTGCTCCAGCTCGACGTACGGATTCCCGCGCATCTTGCAGAACACCGTGGCGCCTTCGATGGCTTTGTAGGCCAGCGAGTTGAGCTTGCCGAACAAGGCGGTGCGGCTGATTTCACTCATTGCATTTCTCCGTATGTGATCAAGACGAACCGCGGGCCATGGTTTCAAAAGAACGCACCGAACGATGCGAAACCAGCTCGCCCGCATCGCGCCGGACGCGCACGTCGGCCGCATCGCGAGTGCGAGGGCGCTGCCCGAGCCAGCTGACCCAACCGAGGCGCGGCGCGTTGCCGCCCAGCGTCTGGCCGAGCCGCGTCGCCGGCACTTCTTGTTGCTCGAGCACGAGCTCGGCATCCCACTCGAGTTCGTCGCCGAGCAACTGCTGCATCCAGCGCTGCAGTTCGGGGCGCGCCGGGCCGATCGGCAGGAAAAGGCGGTACTGATGGAGCGACAGCGGACCAAGATGCAGCCGCACCCGATGCTGCCGGTCCCACGCGCGCTGTCCCAGCATTGCGCCCATGCCCATCGAGCGCGAAGCATCACCGCGACCGAGCCGTGTGAGCTCGCCGGGCGGCAACGCCATCCAGTGGCCTACCCATCGCTCGAGCCGAACCGGCACGCCGAAGTAGCTGCACAACACCGCCTCGACCGACTCTGCGTTGTGCACGCGACGCGTGAGCCAACCCGCGAAGTGCAGTCGCGCGTCGTCATGGATTTCGTCGCGGTCATTGCGCGCCGCGGTGCCGGCACCGACCAGTGCGCCGACCTGCAATCGAAACGCGTCTTCGCCCGGTCGATCGAGCGCCACGGCCGGCCGCGACGAGGCCCACGCGCGGTAGAAGTGCAACGAGAAACGGTGCGCGAAAGTGTCGAGGAACGCGACCCATGTCGGATCGCCGTGGTTGATGAAGCGCTCGCGAATGAAGTCGCTCAGGTGCACCGGCAACGGGCCGTTGGGTCCGAGGTAGCCGAAGAAGTGCTGGCGCAGGCGCGGCGGCGAGACATCGGTCGCGGCTTCGAATCGACTGAAGCTGGCGGGCGCGAACGACAGCGACGGCTCTTGCCCGACGCGCACCGGCTCGGCACTCGGCAGCAACGCACGACCCCAGCGCGGACTGCTCTTTGCCACCGATTCCAGGCGACGCATCAACGCGAAGTAGTCGTAGGCCCACGGCTCGTGCGACACCGAATGCAGGTGCGCACCGACCCGTGAGTTCACATCACCGGGCGCGTCCCGCACAGCGGCCTCCAGCGCATCGTCTCGCCCTTGCCGGCGACGGCGAGCACCGTTTCGACAAAGTGATTCACCTCGACATGGCGCGCCAGATACTGCGCCAGCACGGCGCCGAAAAGGAAGGCGCTCTGCCCATGAAAAGCATTGCGGTCGACTTCGAGCGTGACTTCGAGCCCGCGGCCGAAAGCGATCGGGCCGGCCATCGGCAAGCGTCGCGCCACCGGCTTCGACGACACCGACAGCAAGCCGCGCACCTGCACCTGGCGCGACTCGTCGGCATGCACCGCATAGAGCATCAGCATCTCGCGCAGGGCAGCCGCGTTCTTGTGCGTATCGGCACCGCCGATCGACAGGTAGTTGAGCGCCAGATGGTCGACCACACGCCAGCCAAGGCCGTTGTTCACCACTGGCGACACCGGCCGCGACGGGCCGCGCACCATGCGTACGCGCTGCACCGGGAACGAGTCGACGCAATCGAAATCGTTGTCGCGCCCGAGCGGCAGCAGCATCGGCAGATCGCGATTGGTCACGAGCGCCGCAACCGCCAACTGGCGCAAGCCCGGCGGGTACGGCGCCTCCTGCGGGTCGACGATCTGCATGTAGACCTCGGAGCCGATGTGGCTGCTGCGATGCCCCTCGGTGCGCTGCTTGACCGACAGACTGCGCGGCTCACGCGTGGTCGTGTAGTACGCGGGATGGCTGTGCCGGCTGCCATGGAACGCGGCATAGAAGGGGCGGAAGAGCAGCTCCTGCGGACCATCGGACTGGCCCGACCCTGGGGCTCCCTGGCCCTGACCGACGTTGCCGAGCCCGAGCACCTCGGTGACCGAATGCACCTCGAAATCCTGGGGCCGCGTGCGGTCGGGGACCAGATGGAATTCGCTGTTGCTCTCGGTGATGGCGACACGGTCGAGGCGCTTGGGAAAGAGGTTGATGGCCGGCACGCAGTGCAGCTGGATGTTGTCTGCCGTCACCAGTTTTTCGAGCGCCGGGTCGCCACGCGAGAACAGCACGACCAGCTCGACCTCGGTGCCCGGCATGCCGCGCAGCAACGCCTGCAAGCCGACGATGCGCGCGAACTGAAAGCGCTGCGGAAACGCGAAGTACTCCTGCACCAGCCTGAAGCCGGAGAAGCCGGTGGCCGTTACCGGCAGCAGCGCTTCGTCGTCGTCGAAGCCTATCGGCTGAACCGCACTTGCAGGCAGTGTTCGCACCGCGCCTGGCCCCGCTGCGCCGACCGTACCGCCAGGGCCGATCGGCTGCACCATGACACCGATCGGCTTGCCGAGAAAGCATTCGTGCAATTGCCACGCCACGTCGTCGGCGCCACCGAAGTGGATCACCAGCTCATCGAGCTGGAGCTTGTCGAGGGTGAGGCCGGCCGTCGTGCGCAACGACATGCGCAAGCCGCCGCGGATTTCGCGCGCCTGCGGATGCTGGTTGATCGGCAGGTCGGGCGCATAGGTGAAGTACTGCGCCCGGATCACTTCGATCGGCCACACGCGCAAGGCACGTGCGGTGCGAAATTCGCAGTGCGTGTTCTGCCCCACGGCATGGCGCGAACGCAGGCCGCTGTTGCGCGGCAGCGTGGGCCCGGTGGCAAGGTTCGCATCGTCGAGTTCGGGAGTGCAGCACACCACCGTCATGGACGGCGTCGGCGCCATGAAGTGTGGATACACGATGTCGAGCAGGTGCCCGGTGAAGCGCGGAAACTCCGCATCGAGCTTGAGTCCGACGCGCGCCGACAAGAAGGCGGTGGCCTCTATCAGGCGCTCGACGTACGGGTCGGCGACCTCCTGACCTTCGACACCGAGCCGGTGTGCGATCTTGGGAAACGCCCGTGCGAACTCGCCGGAGCTTTCGCGAAAATACCGAAGCTCCTGCTCGTACAGGTTCAGCAGGCGGGGGTCCATGCCGACTACCGTGCCGGGTGCGCCATGTCTTCGATCTCGATGCGACCCTCTTCGAGATCGATGCGGCTTCGCATCAGGAACTCCAGCGGCACGGGTTGTGCCCAGAGCATGCCGCGAATCTGCAGCCCGATGCGGTTGTGTGAATCAAGGGCCGGCCCTTCCATGACGAGTTCGACTTCCAGAGTGCGGGGCAGGATGCGCGGCTCGAACTGCAGGATCGCGTTCTTCAAAGCCTGTTCCATGCTGACACGCTGCACGCTCGACGTGAACTGGCCGGAAAGCATAGGCAATCCGTAGTTGATGACCGAGCGTGCCGCGTTGGGATGGCGCTTGTCGTCGAAGGCCAGGCCGAAGCCGGTCGCGTTGAAGAGCCAGCCGAGGTCGCGCAGCACCGCTTGCCGAAGCGCCTGCTTGGTGAGCGTTCGCTTGTCGTCGCTCTCTCGCTTCTCCGTCGGCGCATGGTCGACAAGTCGGTCGAGCAGCGATGGCTGCAACCGCTCCTGCGCGCTGGCGGGCTCAGCCATTCGAGGCTTCGTTGAACACGATCTCTCGCACGTCCATCAACGCGTGGTCGCCCGCGTCGCTGCTCAACACTCGCTGCCCCGAGCCGACCCACACATCGGGTGCCAGCTCGCGCCATTCGGTCTTGCGTGCCAGTTGCAAGGCGCCGTCGTCGCTCTTGTCGGAGCCCTCGTACCGCGTCGGGATCAGCGCCAGTGTTTCGCCACCGTTCTCGAACTGCAGATGCGCCGGCAACCAGACGCAGTCGCGCAGGTCTTCGGGCGGATCGAGCTTGATGTGCGAGAGACGCGCATAGGGCACCCAGTAGTACTTGCCGTTGACGAAGGCTTCGAGCACCGGGCCGAGCCGCATGTCGGCATCGGCCAGCCACTCGAAGGGTGAGCCGTCGATCGTCCCGGCCGTGGCGGGTGCACCCTCGAAGGCGCGCTCGCGCAGTTGCTCGGCCATCGCCTGTTCGCCACGGCCGCGCCGCAGCAGCGACTCGATCAGCAGCGCCAGCCATTCGTCGGGCTGGCCGAAGACCATCGGCGTGCGGTTGCCGGCGAACACCTCTGCGCGCACGCCTTCGCAGCGAATGGCTTCGCCGTAGACCTGCTTCATCGGCACGGCCAGTGCGTCGAGTTCGGCGGCGACCGACAGCTGGTTGAGCGCACGCTCCCACTGACCGAGCACGCACAACAGCTGCGCGAGGAACACGCGGTTCTTGCTGTCGCCCGGCTTGGCACGCACCTCGTCGCTGAGCGCCTTGAGTGCGCCCACGGGGTCGGATGCCTTCAACAGTTCGATGGCGGACATGGCAGCTCCTTTGCTTTTGTTTTGCGCTTGCTTTGCTGTGCTGGGTTCTTTTCAGGAAGCCGTCAGGTCGCAGGTGCGCACGGCCCCGCGAATGCCGGTGGCGAGCTGCGCGGCAGAGTTGATCGACATCACGCGGTAGCCGAAGCGAATGACTTCGCACGGGTGCCCCGACGAGCCGCCCGTGAGGTAGGCGACCTCATTGACGCGGCCGCCGGTAAACACGAACTCGATCATCGGTTCCAGTTGCGAGCCGTCTTCACCGCCGGAGCGATAGATCGACACGGTGATGGTGAGGCCGACCGTCTGGTTGCGCAGCAGGCTGGCGATCGACGCGGTGGCCGCATCGGACTGCCGCACGACCTGCAAGTGCGACAGCGACAGCGATGCCGTGCTCGCGCCCGGCGCGATGCGCAAGCCCGCGTGCACGTCGTAGCCGAGCAGGTCCATGCGCGCCTTGCCGTCGGCATAGGTGCGCGGCGATTCGCCTTCGACCGGCGTTCCGCGGTTGTCGATCGACATCGCCATGTCGAGCGACACGCCCTTGCGAAGGCCGAGGTCGAGCAGGCGCAATGCCTCGTCTGTGTCCAGGTATCCATCGCCGTTCAATGACATGGCATTCACTCCCGTGGTAGATCAAAGGGTAAGAAACAAAGCCGGAAGTCGGTGCAAAAGCACTGAACAGTCAGTCATCGACGCACTGCCCTTCGACCGGCACCAGGCACTGAGGCAGGTCCGCACCGACCGCCCCGCCGCGCGTCCGGAGGGTCGACGTCGAGGCTGCTGCCACCGCCAGGCCACGCGGCAACAAGATCCAGAGTTGGCCGCGTTCCTTCATGCGACGCGCATTGGCCGCGGCCTGCGTGCCGTTGCCGAAGAAGTAGTCGGCCCGCACCGCACCACGAATCGCGCCGCCGGTGTCTTGTGCGATGGTCAACCGCTGCATCGGCGCGCCAGTCCCGGGTGCGCGTGTCGACACGAACACCGGGAAGCCGAGCGGCGTGCTGCGCGGATCGACCGCGATGGACCGCCCCGCCGACAACGGCACGCCGAAGGCGCCGACCGGGCCGCCCGCAGAGCCGATCGTCTCCTTGAAGAACACATAGCTCGGGTCCTTGATGCCGGAGCCGATCACGTCGCCCGTGGCTTTGCGGCCGGGCACCATGACGGCACCGCTCTCGACCGGTTTCGCCAGCGTGAAGCCGCGCGTCTTGACCGCGCTCAGGTCTTCGTCGTCATCGTCGTCCGGATCGAGTTCGATGGCACCGCCGCGCGTGCGCACCGCGCTCTTGCCTTTGCTGTTGGCCGAGCCGACCAGCGTCGGGCGAAACGGCTGGCCGTTCTGTTCGGCGTAGGCGATGCGGACCACCTCGCCACTCGGCATGCGAATGCGGCCCGAGCCCTGGATCTGCATTTCGTACAGCGCCGTCGCGCTGTTGACGAAGGCCAGCACCTTGGCGTTGGGCGCGCCGCGCGTTTCGATTTCTTCACGCGTGTAGTAAGGCATCAGCCGCTTGCCATCGATGCGAAGCCGCACGCGGCGATCCAGCGTGTCGCGCGTGATGGTGGAGAGGTCGAGCGCATACAAGCCTGGCGCGCCCATGTCACGCGTGCTGAGCCCCATCTGCACGATCACGTCGCGGCCCTGCACGCGCACCGGCACCGTGCCGTTGCCGGCGGGCAGCTTGCGCGCATCGACGAACAGCATGTCTTCAGGCTGGCCGTACACCGGGTAGATAAAGGGCGGCGAGTAGCTGCGGTTGCCGCTGATCTCGGGCTCGAAGTAGCCGGTGACCACGCCGTCGGGCTTGCGGTCGTCGTCGCGAATCTGGTAGGCCGCGAACTCAGTTTCGAAAAAGCTGCGAATGGAGGGTGAGCTCTTGTCGTCGACTTTGCGGGCGCGGTCGCACACCTCTTTCCAGGCATCGCCGCGACCGGTGAGCACCTTGCAGCTGCCGAGGAACGCGGGCCATGTTTCGGCAAAGTCGTCGCGCCGCCAGCCGGGGACCGATTCGAAATTGACTGCGGTGTAGGTCGCAAGCTGGGTCGAAAAAGTGCGGGCCTGACCGGCCACGTTGCCGGCACCGGGCCCGCTGGTCGCGGGCCGCGCCGGTGCCGCAGCTTCGACGGCCGCGGGTGCTGGCGCCGTCGAGGCAGGAGTCGTCATGGAAGCGGGGGGCTTGGGCCCGATGGCGCATCCTGCCAATGCGATGGCGACCATGATGGCAACCGGATAAGTCGTCGAAGAGGTGTTCATGGGCGGTCTCCTTGCCGTGAAACGAGCCGGCCCGAAGGGGCTGCCTGTTCATCAGGACGATTACTTCTCTGTGATTTTGAAAGTCCCGACGCCGTAGACGTCGTTGCATGGCGCACCCGGCGGGCACACGGGCTTGCCGACCAGCGGCGAAGGGCCGGCGCCGCGCGTCGCCTCCAGGGCCGCCAGCACCGGCACGGGAAACTGCGGAAACACGCCGTCGTTTTGAATCCCCGAGCCGGAGAAATCGCGCTCGCGCTCGCTCACCACCACCGCGAACAAATCGACGCCGGCCGGGCCGCCCGCGTCCATCGGCCACGATGCGCGCGGCAGCGAGATCGATGTACCCGCAGTGATCTTGTTGTACTTGTCGAGCAGGTTGGGGAACAGCAGGAACATCTCTCCGCCGCTCGACAAAAGATAGACGTACACGTAGCCGTCGCGGTTGCTCTTGACGTCGAAAGAGAGCCGATCCTTTTTGATGACGACCTCGGCCTTGCGCGGCGTCGCTGTCACGTTGAAGCCTGGTGTGGCGCCGGTGCCGATGGCGGCCATCGATTCGGTCGGCGTGCGTGGTGTGGGCGGCGGTGCGGTTGCGGTTGCGGTTGCGGTTGCGGTTGCGGGCGCGGGCGCGGGAACTTCAACGACCTTCGTGTCTGGCGGCGTGGACGCTTTGCCGTCTGTTGAACCGGCTGCGCTGCCGACCACCGGTTCGGCGCCGTTCGACCTGCCCTGCATCCACCACCAGCCCCCGCCGCCGGTCACGGCAAGCACCGCGACGGCCGCGATGGCAGCGACGGCCTTGCCCGTGCCGCCGCTCGAAGCCGCAGCGGCTTTCGACGGGCGCGGTGCGGGCGCCGGCGCCGACGCTGGCGCAGCAGGCACCGAGCGCCGCACCGGCACGTTCGTCGTCTCGTCATCGAGGCCGAGCGCTTCGCGCAGCGCGCCCATCGACTGCGGCCGCGCCTCCGGCCGCACGCCAAGCCCGGCATCGATGGCCGACAACAACCGCGCGCTGTAGCGCTGGCGCAGCATCTCGTTGTCGACCAGCGGCACATAGCTGTCGGACAGCAACCGCGCGACCGACGGCGGCGGCGCCCGACCGCAGATGGCGACGTGCATCACCGCGGCTAATGCGTACACATCGGTCCACGCGCCCTGCGACATGTCGGGCATCTCGGCGTACTGCTCGATCGGCGCATAGCCCGGCTTCAGGATGACGGTGATGGCCTGCGTCTTGTCGGTGATCACGCGGCGCGCCGCACCGAAGTCGAGCACCACCGGTCGGCCCGAGCCTTCGAGCAGGATGATGTTGTCGGGCGCGATGTCGCGGTGATAGCAATTGGCCGCGTGCATCACGGACAGCGCCTGCGTCACGCCGTCCATGATGCGCATCAACCAACCTTCGTCGACACCGGCCGGGATGGCGGCCAACGCCTGGCGCAACGTGTCGCCGCGATAGAACGGCATCACCATGTAGGTCGTGCCGCGCTCCTGCCAGAAGCGGTAGACCTTCAGCAGCGATGGATGATCGAACTGCGCCAGCAGCCGCGCCTCGTTGATGAAGCTGCGCATGCCGAGATCGAAGGTCTCGCGGTGCCGCTCGGACAACGCCACCACCGTGCCGTCGTGTTGCCGCGTCGACAGCGACACCGGCAGATATTCCTTGATTGCGACGACGCGCTCCAGCGTGTGATCCCACGCTTCGTACACCGCGCCGAAGCCGCCCTGCCCGACCAGTGCGGTGATCTCGAACTCGCCGACCTTGCTGCCGGCCGGCAACACGCCGGCTTCGGCGCCGGCTTGCGAGCCGGAGGTCGGCAGGCGTGTCGGGTTGCCGCTGACCAGGGCCATGCCCGTGCTGCCCACGCCGCCCGTGGAGATGACCGTTGCGCCGTCGTCGTTCTTCGGGGCGTCGGCATTGCTCATGGCTCTGCCTCCACTCGCTTCACCCGCTGCACCCATTCGTCGCTGACAAAGCCGAAGAGCGCATCGAAGCGCGCGTCGGTCGGCAGGCCGATGGCCGTCATGCGAAGACCTGGTTCGGCGACAGGATCGGTCAGCCACAGCGACTGGCCGTCGGCCGGCCAGGCCATCGCCGCGCCTCGGTCGGCATCGGCCACCTCGTCCACGGCGCGGCCGTCGGCGACATCGAAGACGCGCAGCAAGGCGCTGTCGAAGCGGCCTGCATCGAGATCGTTCTCCAGCCCTTCGAGTGCCGCCTGTGCGCAAGTGCGCCACCAGCGCCACGCGGCACCCGACTGCGCCGGCGTGAACTCGTTCAGCGGCACATCGCATTCGGCCGCCATGATGAAAGGAAAGTAGCGACCGACGCCATCGACCGATGGCATCAGGACGCCGAGCCACGCGTTGGTGCCGCCCAATCCGCTGCCCAAAGCGAAGAACCACAGCGGACCTGCGAGATAGCGCTCGGTCCAGTCGTCGTGCGCATCACGCAGCCGCAAGAGGCCGCGCTGCAGCCAGTGGTCGAGGCGCTCGCGCATCGGCTCCGGCATGCGGCGATGCGCGAAGTCGCCCATGCCCGGCAGCTTGCCGAACCAGCCCGGCAACGCGTCCGATGCGAGAAAGGTTCGCGTTTCGCTCACAGCCCCTCCGGGCAAGAGAACTCGCGCAGTTCGCGCAGGCGGATCGGGTGCTGCACGCTGTTGGTCGTCACCTCGAAACGGGTGCGACGGTTCTCGATGTTGAAGGTGATGAAGAAGCGCTCCGGCAAGTCGCCCTGTTCGAGCTGTGCCTTGTC from Variovorax sp. PAMC28562 includes these protein-coding regions:
- a CDS encoding serine/threonine-protein kinase, which translates into the protein MSNADAPKNDDGATVISTGGVGSTGMALVSGNPTRLPTSGSQAGAEAGVLPAGSKVGEFEITALVGQGGFGAVYEAWDHTLERVVAIKEYLPVSLSTRQHDGTVVALSERHRETFDLGMRSFINEARLLAQFDHPSLLKVYRFWQERGTTYMVMPFYRGDTLRQALAAIPAGVDEGWLMRIMDGVTQALSVMHAANCYHRDIAPDNIILLEGSGRPVVLDFGAARRVITDKTQAITVILKPGYAPIEQYAEMPDMSQGAWTDVYALAAVMHVAICGRAPPPSVARLLSDSYVPLVDNEMLRQRYSARLLSAIDAGLGVRPEARPQSMGALREALGLDDETTNVPVRRSVPAAPASAPAPAPRPSKAAAASSGGTGKAVAAIAAVAVLAVTGGGGWWWMQGRSNGAEPVVGSAAGSTDGKASTPPDTKVVEVPAPAPATATATATATAPPPTPRTPTESMAAIGTGATPGFNVTATPRKAEVVIKKDRLSFDVKSNRDGYVYVYLLSSGGEMFLLFPNLLDKYNKITAGTSISLPRASWPMDAGGPAGVDLFAVVVSERERDFSGSGIQNDGVFPQFPVPVLAALEATRGAGPSPLVGKPVCPPGAPCNDVYGVGTFKITEK
- the tagF gene encoding type VI secretion system-associated protein TagF is translated as MSETRTFLASDALPGWFGKLPGMGDFAHRRMPEPMRERLDHWLQRGLLRLRDAHDDWTERYLAGPLWFFALGSGLGGTNAWLGVLMPSVDGVGRYFPFIMAAECDVPLNEFTPAQSGAAWRWWRTCAQAALEGLENDLDAGRFDSALLRVFDVADGRAVDEVADADRGAAMAWPADGQSLWLTDPVAEPGLRMTAIGLPTDARFDALFGFVSDEWVQRVKRVEAEP
- a CDS encoding murein transglycosylase A; amino-acid sequence: MNTSSTTYPVAIMVAIALAGCAIGPKPPASMTTPASTAPAPAAVEAAAPARPATSGPGAGNVAGQARTFSTQLATYTAVNFESVPGWRRDDFAETWPAFLGSCKVLTGRGDAWKEVCDRARKVDDKSSPSIRSFFETEFAAYQIRDDDRKPDGVVTGYFEPEISGNRSYSPPFIYPVYGQPEDMLFVDARKLPAGNGTVPVRVQGRDVIVQMGLSTRDMGAPGLYALDLSTITRDTLDRRVRLRIDGKRLMPYYTREEIETRGAPNAKVLAFVNSATALYEMQIQGSGRIRMPSGEVVRIAYAEQNGQPFRPTLVGSANSKGKSAVRTRGGAIELDPDDDDDEDLSAVKTRGFTLAKPVESGAVMVPGRKATGDVIGSGIKDPSYVFFKETIGSAGGPVGAFGVPLSAGRSIAVDPRSTPLGFPVFVSTRAPGTGAPMQRLTIAQDTGGAIRGAVRADYFFGNGTQAAANARRMKERGQLWILLPRGLAVAAASTSTLRTRGGAVGADLPQCLVPVEGQCVDD
- a CDS encoding type VI secretion system tube protein Hcp, giving the protein MSLNGDGYLDTDEALRLLDLGLRKGVSLDMAMSIDNRGTPVEGESPRTYADGKARMDLLGYDVHAGLRIAPGASTASLSLSHLQVVRQSDAATASIASLLRNQTVGLTITVSIYRSGGEDGSQLEPMIEFVFTGGRVNEVAYLTGGSSGHPCEVIRFGYRVMSINSAAQLATGIRGAVRTCDLTAS